In Chiloscyllium plagiosum isolate BGI_BamShark_2017 chromosome 26, ASM401019v2, whole genome shotgun sequence, one genomic interval encodes:
- the guca1b gene encoding guanylyl cyclase-activating protein 2 — MGQAVSDANKGEIGVAELQDLYKKFVTECPSGTLFFHEFKRFFGVLDNEEAAEYIENMFRAFDKNGDNTIDFLEYVAALNLVLRGNLEHKLKWTFKVYDKDGNGCIDKTELLEIVESIYRLKKACHQESEEGSVLLTPEEVVDRIFQLVDENGDGHLSLDEFIDGARRDKWVMKMLQMDMNPGSWMTDQRRKSALF; from the exons ATGGGGCAGGCAGTGAGTGATGCGAATAAAGGGGAAATCGGTGTTGCTGAGCTGCAAGACTTGTACAAGAAGTTTGTGACTGAATGTCCCAGCGGAACACTTTTCTTTCACGAATTTAAGCGTTTTTTTGGAGTTTTAGACAAtgaggaagcagctgaatatATCGAAAACATGTTTCGGGCATTTGATAAAAATGGG GacaacacaattgatttcttggaataTGTTGCGGCACTCAATTTGGTTTTAAGAGGCAATCTGGAGCACAAACTGAAATGGACTTTCAAAGTTTATGACAAAGATGGAAATGGATGCATTGATAAAACAGAACTGTTGGAGATTGTGGAG TCCATTTATAGATTAAAGAAGGCTTGTCATCAAGAATCAGAAGAAGGGTCTGTGCTGTTAACTCCAGAAGAGGTTGTGGACAGAATATTTCAGTTAGTGGATGAAAATGGTGATG GCCACCTTTCATTGGATGAGTTTATTGATGGAGCACGGAGAGACAAGTGGGTGATGAAAATGTTGCAGATGGATATGAATCCAGGCAGCTGGATGACTGATCAGAGACGCAAAAGCGCTTTATTTTAA